The following are encoded in a window of Arctopsyche grandis isolate Sample6627 chromosome 2, ASM5162203v2, whole genome shotgun sequence genomic DNA:
- the LOC143921010 gene encoding uncharacterized protein LOC143921010, whose translation MGVFEIHNEDGREGFQNDSRIEVTRKTVFSEDGKQYIEGEWQENNLTKLLSCQFNTRFTDEKTFYIRNQTPEYLFIIDHEDFIARVKISDTTGLYVKNSFLDNRIICELLFNKIKITEIFKDGLMNKKKHCYKDFISLISDICHKIGDDIAVNDDILQIYIEIGNINEEDVLLKNDLIMNKLVENKYVSEEIKDIARTFLNILQSIVKRNDTLPNIEIAEIEDFNLTEEVTKIIGEGLEHHKRTLHDNCFIFFDNYNFNDLSAEQLLFITKNDMKMMSDLASVSDNKCFSKILNLFQALFIEKVEDATKYVSYRKMAPMFNSVTYYIFKSFTELIETISSITKTSVEDTLNIIQTNSTINWESPCSLDLSMERQCRFLFQLITFFSKGSYYEYTYEYTFKFLTSKNVLSKRNVTHENLRKLLNLKVDLRIFNVEFASIPEDRRIWLYLLDDAMSIEGNDSCFENFQPVLSDFVNYISKSDSSLEVFRIFTHNLIQFIVNGERCLSYFRNLDVSESL comes from the coding sequence ATGGGAgtttttgaaattcataatgaaGATGGACGGGAAGGATTCCAGAATGATAGTCGAATCGAGGTGACGAGAAAAACGGTGTTCAGCGAAGATGGAAAACAATACATCGAGGGAGAGTGGCAGGAAAAcaatttaacaaaattattatccTGTCAATTTAATACTAGGTTCACCGATGAAAAGACGTTTTACATCAGAAACCAAACTCCagaatatttgtttataatagATCATGAAGATTTTATTGCTCGTGTAAAAATTTCAGATACAACTGGTTTATATGTGAAAAATAGCTTTTTGGATAACCGTATCATATGTgagcttttatttaacaaaattaaaataacggaaatttttaaagatggtttaatgaataaaaagaaaCATTGCTACAAAGATTTTATCTCACTTATCAGTGACATTTGCCATAAGATTGGTGATGATATCGCTGTCAATGatgatattttacaaatatatattgaaattggaAACATAAATGAAGAAGATGTGCTACTTAAGAATGATTTGATTATGAATAAACTCgtcgaaaataaatatgtttcagagGAAATCAAAGACATTGCAAGAACATTCTTGAATATATTACAGTCTATTGTAAAAAGAAATGACACACTACCAAATATAGAAATTGCCGAAATTGAGGATTTCAATCTTACCGAAGAAGTGACAAAAATCATTGGTGAAGGACTAGAACACCATAAAAGAACTTTACATgacaattgttttatttttttcgacaatTACAACTTCAACGATCTATCAGCAGAGCAGCTtctatttataacaaaaaatgaCATGAAAATGATGTCAGATCTTGCATCTGTCTCTGACAATAAatgtttttctaaaattttaaaccTGTTTCAAGCCCTTTTCATCGAAAAAGTTGAAGACGCTACGAAATACGTTTCTTATAGAAAAATGGCACCAATGTTCAATTCAGTtacttattacatttttaaaagcttcaCCGAGCTTATCGAAACCATAAGCAGTATTACAAAAACATCTGTTGAAGATACTTTGAATATCATACAAACAAATTCTACTATAAACTGGGAATCCCCTTGTTCCTTAGATTTGTCCATGGAAAGACAGTGTCGCTTCCTCTTTCAATTGATTACGTTTTTCAGTAAAGGTTCATACTATGAATACACTTATGAATacacttttaaatttttaacgtcTAAAAACGTTTTGAGTAAACGCAACGTTACTCATGAAAATTTgaggaaattattaaatttaaaagttgaccttcgtatatttaatgttgaatttgcAAGTATACCAGAAGACCGACGCATATGGTTATACTTACTCGATGATGCAATGTCCATAGAAGGGAATGATAGttgttttgaaaatttccaaccCGTGTTGTCTGATTTTGTGAATTACATCAGCAAATCCGATAGCTCTTTGGAAGTATTTCGCATCTTCACCCACAACCTCATACAGTTTATCGTAAATGGAGAGCGATGTTTGTCATATTTTAGGAATCTTGATGTGTCGGAGTcactttaa